A stretch of Geotrypetes seraphini chromosome 2, aGeoSer1.1, whole genome shotgun sequence DNA encodes these proteins:
- the LOC117354844 gene encoding zinc finger MYM-type protein 1-like produces the protein MKRHRPSGAQQRKIKKAKGEAIESISGSMLKYVMLSASHKGNEEDSEEVQAGTTKIPVIETQDSDDPELKEDSESSSISTDTEEENLIDSKSQHQQHKNNSGEERDASKDQEFEEIAHEILLYCDIAAWPVPVPDDLRVNLVKKGSEPFQNKNGPFSASQREGKKSKGFSRHLTTSWFYKSLPKGEKVLRTWMVYSKSKNCLFCFCCRLFADSETKAGTSVFVTGFKNWWKLNPKVPEHEQSEQHLFCLEQWKTLARGLELHKTIDRIHEVEMDKERKYWRDILHRVLDVIMFLAKQNLPFRGHREDMLSTNKGNFLELIELLSNYDPILKEHFVKIKHAIPSESRLSSYLSPKIQNEFIHLLGNYVKEKIVADIKKAKYFGILFDSTPDVSHTDQMCEVIRYVYIEDDNVEIKESFLGFFPISGKSAAELTEQILKQLDSDGLDINLCRDQGYDNAATMAGIHGGVQAKIKEINPKALFVPCANHCLNLCGVHSFGSVSSCVTFFGALEKVYSFFSVSTHRWEMLQNVGITVKRLSQTRWSAHYKAVHAIKTNFEKLMSTLEALCDSKENVDTRGSAQILLSAVCDFSFLCYLFFWCEVLHEVYQTQKYLQTAGISLEQCIVKLQALKLFLEDQRTEIVEKAINYGTTKCKDMDIGIEKRIKFRRRMPGETTKDAGLTLTEETTRAMFECLDRFHQELETRSKAMDQIMSMFAIIQPFSLIFAEEENLRKILPNITEIYDEFSGEDIILEIFRLRRHLKAAGMNPKETKAWTVLQFLEFIVKWDFYESVPNLSLCLRLFLTICVSVASCERNFSKLKLIKSVLRSTMSNDRLTNLAILSIEYEYAKKINFDEIIDKFAEAKTRKQKL, from the coding sequence ATGAAACGACATCGACCTAGTGGAGCTcaacaaagaaaaattaaaaaagcaaaagGGGAGGCGATTGAATCAATATCTGGATCTATGTTGAAATATGTAATGCTTTCAGCATCGCATAAAGGTAATGAAGAAGATTCTGAAGAAGTGCAAGCTGGCACAACCAAAATACCTGTAATAGAAACGCAAGATTCAGATGACCCTGAACTGAAAGAAGACAGTGAATCGTCATCTATAAGCACTGACACTGAGGAAGAGAATCTAATTGATAGCAAGAGTCAACACCAACAGCATAAAAATAACAGTGGAGAAGAAAGGGATGCTAGTAAAGACCAAGAGTTTGAAGAAATAGCGCATGAAATTTTACTTTATTGCGATATCGCTGCTTGGCCAGTACCAGTTCCAGATGACTTGAGAGTTAATCTGGTTAAGAAGGGAAGTGAaccttttcaaaataaaaatggaCCTTTCTCTGCTAGTCAGCGAGAAGGAAAAAAGAGCAAAGGATTCAGTCGACACTTAACAACCTCATGGTTCTATAAATCTTTACCAAAGGGCGAAAAAGTTTTGAGAACCTGGATGGTTTATTCAAAATCAAAAAattgcttgttttgtttttgctgcaGACTGTTTGCAGATAGTGAGACAAAAGCTGGAACATCTGTCTTTGTAACTGGCTTTAAAAACTGGTGGAAATTAAATCCTAAAGTCCCTGAACATGAGCAATCAGAACAACATCTCTTCTGCTTAGAACAATGGAAGACCTTGGCAAGGGGACTGGAACTCCATAAAACTATTGATAGAATTCATGAAGTGGAAATGGATAAAGAGAGAAAATACTGGAGAGACATTTTACATCGTGTTTTGGATGTAATTATGTTTTTGGCTAAACAAAACCTTCCTTTCCGTGGTCACAGAGAGGATATGTTATCAACAAACAAAGGAAATTTTTTGGAGTTGATAGAATTACTATCAAATTATGACCCAATTTTGAAGGAACATTTTGTAAAAATCAAACATGCTATTCCTTCTGAAAGCAGATTGAGTTCATACTTATCTCCAAAAATTCAAAATGAATTCATTCATCTTCTGGGAAATTATGTCAAAGAAAAAATTGTGGCAGatattaaaaaagcaaaatacTTTGGCATTCTTTTTGATAGCACCCCTGATGTTTCACACACTGATCAAATGTGTGAAGTGATCAGATATGTCTATATTGAAGATGATAACGTTGAAATAAAGGAATCATTCTTGGGCTTCTTTCCTATTTCTGGGAAGTCTGCTGCTGAACTCACGGAACAGATCTTGAAACAACTGGATAGTGATGGACTGGATATAAACCTCTGTCGTGATCAAGGCTATGACAACGCTGCAACTATGGCTGGCATTCATGGTGGTGTTCaggcaaaaatcaaagaaattaatcccAAGGCTTTATTTGTGCCTTGTGCAAATCATTGTCTGAACCTTTGTGGAGTTCACTCTTTTGGAAGTGTTTCTTCATGtgtgactttttttggagctttGGAAAAAGTGTATTCATTCTTTTCAGTCTCAACTCATCGATGGGAAATGCTGCAGAATGTAGGTATAACAGTGAAAAGACTTTCCCAGACAAGATGGAGTGCTCATTATAAAGCAGTGCATGCCATAAAGACAAATTTTGAAAAGTTAATGTCAACCCTTGAAGCACTGTGTGATTCAAAAGAAAATGTGGATACAAGAGGATCAGCTCAGATTTTGCTCTCTGCtgtatgtgatttttcttttctgtgttATCTGTTTTTCTGGTGTGAAGTTTTGCATGAGGTTTATCAGACACAAAAATATTTGCAAACAGCCGGGATCAGCCTTGAACAATGTATAGTGAAACTGCAAGCTTTAAAATTGTTCCTTGAAGACCAGCGCACAGAAATTGTGGAGAAGGCCATTAACTATGGAACAACAAAATGTAAGGACATGGACATTGGCATAGAAAAAAGAATCAAGTTTCGAAGAAGAATGCCTGGAGAAACAACAAAAGATGCTGGTCTTACTTTGACAGAAGAAACCACAAGGGCTATGTTTGAATGTCTTGATCGTTTTCACCAAGAACTGGAGACTCGTTCTAAAGCAATGGATCAAATAATGTCAATGTTTGCTATCATTCAGCCATTCTCTCTAATTTTTGCAGAAGAAGAAAACCTTCGCAAGATTTTACCAAATATAACTGAAATTTATGATGAATTTTCTGGTGAAGATATCATACTGGAAATTTTTCGACTGCGGAGACATTTAAAAGCTGCTGGAATGAATCCCAAAGAAACAAAGGCATGGACAGTTTTGCAATTTCTAGAATTTATTGTGAAATGGGATTTTTATGAATCTGTGCCAAACTTATCCTTATGTTTAAGACTTTTCCTAACTATTTGTGTATCTGTTGCTTCATGTGAaagaaacttttcaaaattaaaattaataaaaagtgtTCTTCGATCAACTATGAGCAATGATAGATTGACGAATCTAGCTATACTGTCCATTGAATATGAATATGCAAAGAAGATCAATTTTGATGAAATCATTGACAAATTTGCTGAAGCTAAGACTcgaaaacagaaactgtaa